A segment of the Candidatus Caldatribacterium sp. genome:
AAGCCATAAACCGGGAAAAAGCAAGGATTCTCTACGAGTACATCGATAGTCAGGATTTCTATTCCTGCCCTGTAGTCCCCGAAGATCGTTCCATGATGAACGTGGTGTTCCGCCTCCCAAGCCCAGAACTTGAAGAGCAGTTTGTTAAGGAAGCAGAGAGAGAAGGTCTTGTGGGCTTAAAGGGACACCGCTCAGTCGGGGGATGCCGTGCCTCGCTCTACAATGCAGTCACGGTGGAGGCCGTGCGTGAGCTCGTTAACTTCATGAAAGAGTTTGCCCGAAGGAACGGTTGACTCAGGCAAGACCAAACCGGATAAATTCCCGGAAAAGGGGGGCATTGGCCTCGTAGAGCTTTTCCCAGAGGTGGAAAAGGCGCTCATAGAAAGAAGAGGCCTCCCTTTCCGGGAAGAGAACCTCTTCAACAGGGAAGAAATCGGGGGGGAGATCGTCGAAGGACGAGATTCCCCCCAGAGCTTTCAAGGCCACAAGGAATGCGCCTTTTGCCGAAGAGGAGGGATACGTACTCACCGCCACTTCAACCCCAAGAACGTCGCAGAGGACTCTTCGTCCTGTTCTCGAGAGGGCAAAACCCCCACCGATCACCACCCGTTTCGGGTCCCCCATGACTCGTCGGAGCATCTCAAAGAGAGCGCGCACGGAAAATGCCACACCTTCGTATGCTGCCTGCAAAAATTCCTCCGGAGTGTGGAAAAAGGAAAGGCCAAAGAGTATTCCCCGGGCATAGGGGTCCCAGTAGGGGCTCCGCTCACCGGTCAGAAAAGGAAGAAAGAGAGGATGCCTCCGGAAGGGATCAAGGGTAATCTCGTCCCCCTTCACGAGATCCCGCATCCAGGAAAAGACAATACCTCCATTATTGATTGCTCCCCCACCGACCCAGATGTCGGAAGCAAGGTAGTAGCACCAGGATTGCCTCTTGGGGTCAAAGACCGGCCGGTGAGCACACATGCGTACCGCCCCAGAAGAACCTACACTCACAACCATTTCTCTTTCCCGAAAACATCCCTCCCCAAGGTTTGCAAAGGGCCCGTCTCCTCCACCCCAAACCACGGGAATCCCAAGAGGCAACCCAACCTCCCGGGCAAAGTCCTCGTTTCGCAGGGGAAGGGAGAAATCTGGCTCGCAGAGGGAAGGAAGAAGAAGTGGGGAAATCTCAAGGAGTTTGCAGATTGTCTCGCTCCAGGCTTTCCTCTCAAGCTCAAGAAGCCCCGTTCCTGAAGCTGTGGAGTAGTCACAGAAAAGTTCTCCAGTGAGCCTCCAGAGAATCCAGTCCTTGATGCTCAAGATTTTCGAAGCCTTCGACCAAAGCCAAGGAAGGTGTTTTTTGAACCAGAGCACCCGGGGAGGATGGTAAATCGTGTGGAGAGGAGAAGCAGTAAAGGCGTAGAGGTTTTCTTCTTCGTAGGTCTTCCGAAACTCTTCTACCTCTTGGAAGGATCGAGTATCCATCCAGTTCCAAAGGGGAGCAAGGGGGGTTCCCTTTTCATCCACAAGGAGGAAACTGTGGAGCATGGCGTCAAAAGCCAAGGCTTCGAAGGTGCTTCCAGGAAAAGAGGAGGTTAGTTCCTTTAAGGCGCTCAAAAGAGAAGCAAAAATCTCCTCTGGATCCTGCTCAGCGTACCCAGCTTTTGGAGAGTGAGTAGGATACTCTCGTTTTGCGGTAGCAAGAAGGTTACCAGGGGAATCGAAGACACAGGCTTTGAGCGAAGAAGTCCCAATATCCACAGCAAGGAAAAGGCGATCTGCCATCTATGCTTTCCCCTCTCCCCTGAGGAATTCCAGGGTCCTTGCGATGCGGGCAAGAACCCGTTTCCTCCCCAAAACCTCAAGAAGTTCGAAAAGCCCTGGACCGACTCTTTTGCCTGACACCGCTACCCGGAGGGGATGGATGAACTCCGCAGCCTTTTTCCCTCTCCGCTCGGCTTCAGCCCGAATCGCCGCCTCAATGGTAGCGGCATCAAAGGTTTGAAGGCCTGCCAAAAGCTCAGAGGAAACCTGGAGAATTTCAGGAACCCCTTCTTTCCTGAGAACCGCCTCCACCGCCTCTCCATCGTACGGGTAGTCCTCGGTGAAGAAGTACGTTGCCTCTTCGAGAATCTGCGCCACGTACCGAATACGCTCCCGCATGAGGAGAACTACCTTTGTACAGTACTCGAGGAACTCCGGAGTACAGTCCCTGTCCTCCACGACACCATTTCGCTTGAGAATATCAACAAGGATATCCCGCAACCTCTGGGGATCGGCACTCCGCAGGTACACACCGTTCATCCAGTTGAGCTTATCGAGGTCGAAAACGGCTGCGTGCTTTGTCACCTGGTCAAGGGAAAACCGTTCTATGATTTCCTCACGGGTGAAGATTTCCTTCTCTTCCTCCCCCGTTGCCCAGCTCAGGCGGGCAAGGTAGTTCACCATGGCCTCAGGAAGGTAGCCCATGTCCCGATAGTACGTAACTGAAGGGGACCCATGACGCTTGCTCAGACGGGTTCTATCCTTTCCCAAAATCATGGGAATATGGGCGAATTCCGGACACGGGAATCCCAGCGCCTTGTAGAGGAGAACCTGGCGAGGGGTATTCGAGATGTGATCATCCCCACGAATGACGTGAGTAATACGCATGAGGGCATCGTCGACCACACAGGCGAAATTGTACGTCGGCATGCCGTCGGACTTCATAATGACAAAGTCATCGAGCTCATCGTTGTCAAAGGTTACTTCCCCCCGGAGCATGTCGATAAACGTCGTCGTACCCTCAGGAATCCGAAACCGGAGCACTGGCTTTCGCCCTTCCCTGCGGAAGGCCTCTTTTTCCTTTGCACTTAGGTTGAGGCATCTGCGGTCGTACCTCCAGCTGCCTCCCTGGGCTATGACCTCTTCTTTCCGAGCCTTGAGCTCCTCAGGGGTACAGAAGCACTCATACGCGAAACCGGCATCGCGAAGTTTCTCAGCGTACTCCCGATAGAAATGGAGGCGCTGGCTCTGGAAGTACGGACCGTACGGACCACCGACTTCCGGTCCCTCGTCCCAGAAAAGACCAAGCCATTTGAGACTCTCAAGAATGACCTGGACAGACTCTTCGGTAGACCGGGTGAGATCGGTATCCTCAATGCGGAGAATGAAAACTCCTCGATGCTTGCGGGCAAAAGCCCAGTTGAAGAGCGCTGTCCTTGCCCCCCCAAGGTGCAGAAACCCTGTGGGACTCGGTGCAAAGCGAACCCGAACCGTGGCACTCATTGCGAGTCACTCCTTATCCTTGGAACCACAAAAATTCCCCGCCCCTCTGCAACCCTCTCTCCATCATAGAGGATTTCCCCAAAAGCTGCAACAATTCTTCCTTCGCTCCTTTCAATCTTCCCCCGGATGGTGAGGACACGTTCCGTCAGGCAGGGTTTGAGGTACTTCACTTCAAGTGTCCCTGTCACCGCAAAAATTCCAGCCCGTTTCACACTGTGGGACATAACTTCATCAAGGAGAGCAGCCACAATACCCCCGTGGGCAACCCCTGCAAAACCCTGCAGGTACCAGGGAATAACCGTATCGACTTCTGTCCATTCTCCGTTACTCCGGAAGCGAAGCGAAAACC
Coding sequences within it:
- a CDS encoding aminotransferase class V-fold PLP-dependent enzyme; translation: KNLPTMLKYTTFVESNSLYNTPPCFAVYVVDLVLEWLEETIGGLEKMEAINREKARILYEYIDSQDFYSCPVVPEDRSMMNVVFRLPSPELEEQFVKEAEREGLVGLKGHRSVGGCRASLYNAVTVEAVRELVNFMKEFARRNG
- a CDS encoding gluconokinase; this translates as MADRLFLAVDIGTSSLKACVFDSPGNLLATAKREYPTHSPKAGYAEQDPEEIFASLLSALKELTSSFPGSTFEALAFDAMLHSFLLVDEKGTPLAPLWNWMDTRSFQEVEEFRKTYEEENLYAFTASPLHTIYHPPRVLWFKKHLPWLWSKASKILSIKDWILWRLTGELFCDYSTASGTGLLELERKAWSETICKLLEISPLLLPSLCEPDFSLPLRNEDFAREVGLPLGIPVVWGGGDGPFANLGEGCFREREMVVSVGSSGAVRMCAHRPVFDPKRQSWCYYLASDIWVGGGAINNGGIVFSWMRDLVKGDEITLDPFRRHPLFLPFLTGERSPYWDPYARGILFGLSFFHTPEEFLQAAYEGVAFSVRALFEMLRRVMGDPKRVVIGGGFALSRTGRRVLCDVLGVEVAVSTYPSSSAKGAFLVALKALGGISSFDDLPPDFFPVEEVLFPEREASSFYERLFHLWEKLYEANAPLFREFIRFGLA
- a CDS encoding glutamate--tRNA ligase, whose translation is MSATVRVRFAPSPTGFLHLGGARTALFNWAFARKHRGVFILRIEDTDLTRSTEESVQVILESLKWLGLFWDEGPEVGGPYGPYFQSQRLHFYREYAEKLRDAGFAYECFCTPEELKARKEEVIAQGGSWRYDRRCLNLSAKEKEAFRREGRKPVLRFRIPEGTTTFIDMLRGEVTFDNDELDDFVIMKSDGMPTYNFACVVDDALMRITHVIRGDDHISNTPRQVLLYKALGFPCPEFAHIPMILGKDRTRLSKRHGSPSVTYYRDMGYLPEAMVNYLARLSWATGEEEKEIFTREEIIERFSLDQVTKHAAVFDLDKLNWMNGVYLRSADPQRLRDILVDILKRNGVVEDRDCTPEFLEYCTKVVLLMRERIRYVAQILEEATYFFTEDYPYDGEAVEAVLRKEGVPEILQVSSELLAGLQTFDAATIEAAIRAEAERRGKKAAEFIHPLRVAVSGKRVGPGLFELLEVLGRKRVLARIARTLEFLRGEGKA
- a CDS encoding PaaI family thioesterase, with the translated sequence MMNFVDDRRCFFCGDRNPHGFSLRFRSNGEWTEVDTVIPWYLQGFAGVAHGGIVAALLDEVMSHSVKRAGIFAVTGTLEVKYLKPCLTERVLTIRGKIERSEGRIVAAFGEILYDGERVAEGRGIFVVPRIRSDSQ